One window of Equus caballus isolate H_3958 breed thoroughbred chromosome 3, TB-T2T, whole genome shotgun sequence genomic DNA carries:
- the FGF5 gene encoding fibroblast growth factor 5 isoform X2, with protein sequence MSLSFLLLFLSHLILSAWAHGEKRLAPKGQPGPVATDRNPRGASSSRSGSSTTSSSSSSASSSPAASLGSQASGLEQGSFQWSPSGRRTGSLYCRVGIGFHLQIYPDGKVNGSHEANMLSILEIFAVSQGIVGIRGVFSNKFLAMSKKGKLHASRVPAGLPRMSVWTGLPALGAE encoded by the exons ATGAGCttgtcctttctcctcctcttcctcagccaCCTGATCCTCAGCGCCTGGGCTCACGGGGAGAAACGCCTCGCCCCCAAGGGGCAACCCGGACCCGTTGCCACTGATAGGAACCCGAGAGGCGCCAGCAGCAGCCGGAGCGGCAGTAGCACGAcgtcttcctcctcttcctctgcctcctcctcccccgcgGCTTCTCTGGGCAGCCAAGCAAGCGGCTTGGAGCAGGGCAGTTTCCAGTGGAGCCCCTCGGGTCGCCGGACCGGCAGCCTCTACTGCAGAGTGGGCATTGGTTTCCATCTGCAGATCTACCCGGATGGCAAAGTCAATGGCTCCCACGAAGCCAATATGTTAA gtattttggaaatatttgctGTGTCTCAGGGGATTGTAGGAATACGAGGAGTTTTCAGCAACAAATTTTTAGCGAtgtcaaaaaaaggaaaactccaTGCAAGT AGGGTGCCAGCTGGCTTGCCTCGGATGAGCGTCTGGACTGGACTTCCTGCGCTGGGGGCAGAGTGA
- the FGF5 gene encoding fibroblast growth factor 5 isoform X1 produces the protein MSLSFLLLFLSHLILSAWAHGEKRLAPKGQPGPVATDRNPRGASSSRSGSSTTSSSSSSASSSPAASLGSQASGLEQGSFQWSPSGRRTGSLYCRVGIGFHLQIYPDGKVNGSHEANMLSILEIFAVSQGIVGIRGVFSNKFLAMSKKGKLHASEEDLVGLSILLFLSLFCLSVPASASGLSVPSFLPALSSDLLSLSKIPWGLALWPSG, from the exons ATGAGCttgtcctttctcctcctcttcctcagccaCCTGATCCTCAGCGCCTGGGCTCACGGGGAGAAACGCCTCGCCCCCAAGGGGCAACCCGGACCCGTTGCCACTGATAGGAACCCGAGAGGCGCCAGCAGCAGCCGGAGCGGCAGTAGCACGAcgtcttcctcctcttcctctgcctcctcctcccccgcgGCTTCTCTGGGCAGCCAAGCAAGCGGCTTGGAGCAGGGCAGTTTCCAGTGGAGCCCCTCGGGTCGCCGGACCGGCAGCCTCTACTGCAGAGTGGGCATTGGTTTCCATCTGCAGATCTACCCGGATGGCAAAGTCAATGGCTCCCACGAAGCCAATATGTTAA gtattttggaaatatttgctGTGTCTCAGGGGATTGTAGGAATACGAGGAGTTTTCAGCAACAAATTTTTAGCGAtgtcaaaaaaaggaaaactccaTGCAAGT GAGGAGGACCTTGTGGGACTGAGcatccttctctttctgtctctcttctgccTGTCTGttcctgcttctgcctcaggtctgtctgttccttccttccttcctgccctctcctcAGATTTATTGTCTTTATCAAAAATTCCATGGGGGCTGGCcttatggccaagtggttaa
- the FGF5 gene encoding fibroblast growth factor 5 isoform X4 produces the protein MSLSFLLLFLSHLILSAWAHGEKRLAPKGQPGPVATDRNPRGASSSRSGSSTTSSSSSSASSSPAASLGSQASGLEQGSFQWSPSGRRTGSLYCRVGIGFHLQIYPDGKVNGSHEANMLSQIYR, from the coding sequence ATGAGCttgtcctttctcctcctcttcctcagccaCCTGATCCTCAGCGCCTGGGCTCACGGGGAGAAACGCCTCGCCCCCAAGGGGCAACCCGGACCCGTTGCCACTGATAGGAACCCGAGAGGCGCCAGCAGCAGCCGGAGCGGCAGTAGCACGAcgtcttcctcctcttcctctgcctcctcctcccccgcgGCTTCTCTGGGCAGCCAAGCAAGCGGCTTGGAGCAGGGCAGTTTCCAGTGGAGCCCCTCGGGTCGCCGGACCGGCAGCCTCTACTGCAGAGTGGGCATTGGTTTCCATCTGCAGATCTACCCGGATGGCAAAGTCAATGGCTCCCACGAAGCCAATATGTTAA